A section of the Rhodothermus sp. genome encodes:
- the groES gene encoding co-chaperone GroES produces the protein MAKVKIKPLSDRVVIKPEPPEEKTESGLYIPDTAKEKPQRGTVIAVGPGRVENGTKIEMSVKEGDKVLYGKYAGTEITIDGEEYLIMRETDILGVIEEEK, from the coding sequence ATGGCAAAGGTTAAGATTAAGCCCCTGAGTGACCGGGTAGTGATCAAGCCGGAGCCACCGGAGGAGAAGACGGAAAGCGGTCTGTACATTCCGGACACGGCGAAGGAAAAACCGCAGCGGGGTACGGTCATCGCCGTTGGTCCTGGTCGGGTAGAGAATGGGACCAAGATTGAGATGAGCGTAAAGGAGGGGGACAAGGTGCTGTACGGTAAGTATGCGGGTACTGAAATTACGATCGACGGCGAGGAGTACCTCATTATGCGGGAGACGGACATCCTGGGTGTTATCGAAGAGGAGAAGTAA
- the dnaE gene encoding DNA polymerase III subunit alpha, whose translation MCRFSHLHCHTQYSLLDGAARIQTLLERAAAYEIEAVAITDHGNLFGVPEFYRTAEKIGIQPIIGCEFYLTPFGRHDRTDRTRYHQVLLAKNETGYHNLIKLSSLSYLEGYYYKPRIDHELLTRYHEGLIATTCCLQGEIPQTLLHKGEDAARRIFEWYLELFGDDYYIEIQDHGLPDQRKVNATLLRWAREYGVKVIATNDVHYVDRTDAEPHDVLLCLQTGKDLSDPNRLRFDNDQFYLKSPAEMRQTLLATLEPRLVDEMMATTGEVADKCRFRLPTGQLLMPHYPIPPAYNGDMDAYLRDLVFEGARRRYGDPLPHDVTERLEHELAIIKKMGFASYFLIVQDFTTAARRLGVRVGPGRGSAAGSAVAYCLGITNIDPLKYDLLFERFLNPERVSMPDIDIDFDDRGRGKVIDYVVQKYGRENVCQIITFGTMGAKMAIRDVARVLGIPLAEADRIAKLIPEGPKVTLATAYEEVPELRALKESNDPQIRKLLHYAEVLEGSVRHTGVHAAGVIIAPGRVSDYVPVAVAKGKDNDTVTTQYDGRWIEEFGLLKMDFLGLKTLTILNDALQLIKENHGIEIDLDEIPLDDPKTFALFQRGETVAIFQFESEGMREWLRKLKPTTIDDLIAMNALYRPGPMDLIPNYIARKHGLEPIEYPHPLLEPVLKNTYGIPVYQEQVMEMARVIAGYTLGQADLLRRAMGKKKVEEMQRQREIFREGAARLHGISTEKADEIFDMMEKFAGYGFNKSHSAAYSIVAYQTAYLKANYPAEFMAAAMTSEMGDTKKLAVVLEEARRMGLELLPPSINRSQAHFTVEEGRIRFGLGAIKGVGLGAIESILKAREQHGPFRTIFDLVRHLDLRTVNKKVLEALARSGALDELEGHRAQLVEAIDLAVQYAQKVQADRMAGQASLFGGSDTRTALPPPNLPVVQPWSRARCLKEERELIGFYVTGHPLEAYRAEVNAFATATLAELSRTLEETGIARPTDPSEGNGSANGYTPRPTRPRHRICGIITEVQRRTGRNGKPLAFATIEDFTSQGELVIFASVLERIMPYLEVDAVVLAEGQVEVRGGSVKMLVDELWPMWKVREELVDALVVQLDPEQVHPEQLDRFHALCRAHTGRCKLYFDLVSPDLPGGRQRLLSRRCLIALDDALMQQTLQLFGPEAVRLESRRLTSSTPS comes from the coding sequence ATGTGTCGTTTCAGCCATCTGCACTGCCATACCCAGTATTCGCTACTCGACGGGGCCGCCCGCATTCAGACCCTGCTGGAACGTGCGGCTGCCTACGAAATCGAGGCGGTTGCGATTACCGACCATGGCAATCTGTTCGGTGTACCGGAGTTCTATCGCACCGCCGAAAAGATTGGCATCCAGCCCATTATCGGCTGTGAGTTCTACCTGACCCCTTTCGGCCGCCATGACCGCACCGACCGGACCCGCTACCATCAGGTACTGCTGGCTAAAAACGAAACCGGCTACCACAATCTGATCAAGCTGTCCTCGCTTTCCTACTTAGAAGGCTACTACTACAAACCCCGCATTGACCACGAACTGCTGACTCGATACCACGAAGGTCTGATCGCCACCACCTGCTGTCTCCAGGGGGAAATTCCTCAAACCCTGCTGCACAAAGGTGAAGATGCCGCCCGGAGAATTTTTGAGTGGTATCTGGAGCTGTTCGGCGACGACTACTACATCGAAATCCAGGATCACGGCCTGCCCGACCAGAGAAAAGTCAACGCCACTCTACTGCGATGGGCCCGAGAATACGGCGTCAAGGTTATTGCCACGAATGATGTCCACTACGTTGATCGTACCGATGCCGAGCCGCACGACGTACTCCTCTGCTTGCAGACCGGCAAGGATCTATCGGACCCTAACCGACTGCGCTTCGACAATGATCAGTTTTACCTGAAGAGCCCCGCCGAAATGCGCCAGACGCTGCTGGCCACCCTCGAACCGCGTCTGGTTGACGAGATGATGGCCACGACGGGAGAAGTTGCTGACAAATGTCGTTTCCGGCTGCCAACCGGGCAACTCCTGATGCCCCACTATCCGATCCCGCCTGCATACAACGGCGACATGGACGCCTATCTGCGGGATCTGGTCTTCGAAGGTGCCCGACGCCGCTACGGCGATCCGCTACCACACGACGTGACCGAGCGTCTGGAACATGAGCTGGCCATCATCAAAAAAATGGGCTTTGCCAGCTACTTCCTGATTGTGCAGGATTTCACCACGGCCGCCCGTCGGCTCGGCGTACGCGTCGGTCCCGGGCGCGGCTCGGCCGCCGGAAGTGCCGTAGCTTACTGCCTGGGCATCACAAATATTGACCCGCTCAAGTACGATCTGCTCTTCGAGCGCTTCTTGAACCCCGAACGCGTCTCCATGCCTGACATCGACATCGACTTCGATGACCGGGGACGTGGCAAGGTCATCGACTACGTCGTGCAGAAATACGGCCGAGAGAATGTTTGCCAGATCATTACTTTCGGCACCATGGGGGCCAAGATGGCCATTCGCGACGTTGCCCGCGTGCTGGGCATCCCACTGGCCGAGGCCGACCGCATCGCCAAGCTCATCCCCGAGGGCCCCAAGGTGACCCTTGCTACAGCCTACGAAGAAGTACCCGAACTCCGAGCGCTCAAAGAAAGCAACGATCCGCAGATTCGCAAACTGCTCCACTACGCCGAGGTGCTCGAGGGATCGGTCCGGCACACGGGCGTGCACGCCGCCGGTGTCATCATCGCACCAGGACGCGTGAGCGACTACGTGCCTGTAGCTGTAGCCAAAGGCAAAGATAATGATACGGTCACCACCCAGTACGACGGCAGATGGATCGAGGAGTTCGGGCTGCTCAAGATGGACTTCCTGGGGTTGAAGACGCTGACCATCCTTAACGACGCGCTGCAACTCATCAAAGAAAACCATGGCATCGAGATCGATCTGGATGAAATTCCACTCGACGATCCCAAAACGTTTGCGCTGTTCCAGCGGGGCGAGACGGTGGCCATCTTTCAGTTTGAATCGGAGGGCATGCGGGAGTGGTTACGCAAACTCAAGCCCACGACGATCGACGACCTGATCGCCATGAACGCGCTCTACCGGCCAGGTCCTATGGATCTGATTCCTAACTACATTGCCCGTAAGCATGGTCTCGAACCGATCGAATATCCGCATCCCCTGCTCGAACCCGTCCTGAAAAACACCTACGGCATTCCGGTCTACCAGGAGCAGGTCATGGAAATGGCGCGTGTCATCGCGGGCTATACGCTCGGCCAGGCCGATCTGCTCCGGCGCGCCATGGGCAAAAAGAAGGTGGAGGAAATGCAACGACAGCGTGAAATCTTTCGTGAAGGGGCAGCGCGTCTGCACGGCATTTCCACCGAAAAGGCTGATGAAATTTTCGACATGATGGAAAAGTTCGCCGGCTATGGATTCAACAAGTCGCACTCGGCGGCCTATTCCATCGTGGCCTATCAAACCGCCTACCTGAAGGCCAACTACCCGGCCGAATTCATGGCGGCGGCAATGACCAGCGAAATGGGCGACACGAAGAAGCTGGCCGTAGTACTGGAGGAAGCCCGCCGCATGGGGCTGGAGTTGCTACCGCCGTCCATCAATCGAAGTCAGGCACATTTCACGGTCGAGGAGGGTCGCATTCGTTTTGGTCTGGGTGCCATCAAGGGGGTTGGCCTTGGTGCTATCGAATCTATTCTCAAAGCTCGAGAGCAGCACGGCCCCTTCCGCACCATTTTTGACCTGGTACGTCATCTGGACCTACGGACGGTCAATAAGAAGGTACTTGAAGCCCTGGCGCGCTCCGGGGCCCTGGATGAACTGGAAGGGCATCGGGCTCAGCTCGTCGAGGCGATCGATCTGGCTGTGCAGTACGCACAAAAAGTGCAGGCCGACCGGATGGCTGGCCAGGCTTCGCTCTTTGGCGGAAGCGACACGCGCACCGCCCTTCCTCCACCTAACCTGCCGGTTGTACAACCCTGGTCTCGTGCCCGCTGCCTGAAAGAAGAGCGCGAACTGATCGGTTTTTATGTGACCGGACATCCCCTCGAAGCCTATCGCGCAGAAGTCAACGCCTTCGCCACCGCTACGCTGGCTGAATTGTCGCGTACCCTTGAAGAGACGGGCATCGCTCGGCCAACGGATCCGAGCGAAGGCAACGGCTCGGCCAACGGATACACTCCTCGCCCAACGCGGCCCCGCCATCGCATCTGTGGCATCATTACGGAAGTGCAGCGACGCACAGGCCGTAATGGTAAGCCACTCGCCTTTGCAACCATTGAGGACTTCACCAGCCAGGGGGAACTGGTCATTTTTGCCTCGGTGCTGGAGCGCATCATGCCTTATCTGGAGGTCGATGCCGTTGTACTGGCCGAAGGACAGGTTGAAGTACGTGGGGGCAGTGTCAAAATGCTGGTCGATGAGCTATGGCCTATGTGGAAGGTACGGGAAGAGCTGGTCGATGCGCTCGTGGTGCAACTCGACCCGGAACAGGTGCACCCTGAGCAGCTCGATCGCTTCCATGCCCTCTGCCGCGCACATACAGGGCGTTGCAAACTGTACTTCGATCTTGTCAGCCCCGATCTTCCGGGGGGCCGCCAGCGCCTGTTGAGCCGACGCTGCCTGATTGCCCTCGATGATGCGCTGATGCAACAGACGTTGCAGCTATTCGGCCCGGAGGCTGTGCGGCTGGAAAGCCGCCGTCTGACGTCGTCGACCCCGTCGTAA
- a CDS encoding histone H1, translating into MNRFEQLRDLVLGLEQDFKKFYEKGNKAAGTRVRKAMQELKKLAQEIRVEIQEKKKQM; encoded by the coding sequence ATGAACCGCTTCGAACAACTCCGTGATCTCGTCTTAGGCCTGGAGCAAGATTTCAAAAAGTTCTATGAAAAAGGCAACAAGGCTGCTGGTACGCGCGTCCGTAAGGCCATGCAGGAACTGAAGAAGCTGGCTCAGGAGATTCGCGTAGAAATTCAGGAGAAAAAGAAGCAGATGTAA
- a CDS encoding DUF3078 domain-containing protein translates to MGKVRTQPADTSRVVWKKSLSTRLSATQAAFSNWAEGGLNALALSGAVNGTFERISPGWRQRYDVRLTLGVVKQDTLEVRKAEDLIRLTASWQYRGDGFFSLFNPTMSVDLRTQFAPGYNYTKNPFGDGRQPPVKVSDLLAPAIFNQALGLTYQPDDWFRQRLGVGAKQTIVMIQRFRVLYGLASDQAVRFEVGIESRTEFDRELFENVHLRSRLGLFAAFNKPDLPDMLWENLLEMQVNSWLGTSLEVVALYDRDVSQEVQLKEVFSLGVTIKLL, encoded by the coding sequence GTGGGGAAGGTGCGGACGCAACCGGCCGATACGAGTCGGGTGGTCTGGAAAAAAAGTCTGAGTACGCGGTTGTCGGCCACGCAGGCTGCCTTCAGTAACTGGGCTGAGGGTGGATTAAACGCGCTGGCGCTTTCGGGTGCGGTTAATGGAACATTTGAGCGCATTTCGCCTGGCTGGCGTCAGCGTTATGATGTGCGGTTGACCCTGGGGGTTGTCAAGCAGGACACGCTGGAGGTACGTAAGGCGGAGGATCTGATCCGGCTGACGGCTTCATGGCAATACCGGGGCGATGGCTTCTTCAGCCTGTTTAACCCGACCATGTCGGTCGATCTGCGTACGCAGTTCGCGCCGGGTTACAACTACACCAAGAATCCCTTTGGGGATGGGCGCCAACCGCCGGTCAAGGTATCCGATCTGTTGGCACCGGCCATTTTTAACCAGGCGCTGGGGCTCACCTATCAGCCGGATGACTGGTTTCGACAGCGGTTGGGGGTGGGCGCCAAGCAGACCATCGTAATGATTCAGCGGTTTCGTGTACTTTACGGACTGGCTTCCGATCAGGCGGTGCGGTTTGAGGTGGGTATCGAATCGCGCACGGAGTTTGATCGGGAGCTGTTTGAAAACGTGCATCTGCGGTCGCGCCTGGGGCTTTTTGCGGCCTTCAACAAGCCAGACCTACCCGACATGCTCTGGGAGAATTTGCTGGAGATGCAGGTGAATAGCTGGTTGGGTACCAGCCTGGAAGTAGTGGCCCTTTATGATCGGGATGTAAGTCAGGAGGTACAGCTCAAAGAAGTATTTTCGCTGGGAGTGACGATCAAGTTACTCTGA
- the groL gene encoding chaperonin GroEL (60 kDa chaperone family; promotes refolding of misfolded polypeptides especially under stressful conditions; forms two stacked rings of heptamers to form a barrel-shaped 14mer; ends can be capped by GroES; misfolded proteins enter the barrel where they are refolded when GroES binds), giving the protein MAAKQITFDADARMALKRGVDKLADAVKVTLGPKGRNVIIEKKFGAPTVTKDGVTVAKEIELEDKLENVGAQMVKEVASKTSDVAGDGTTTATVLAQAILTAGLKSVTAGANPMDLKRGIDKAVEAAVAELRKMSQEVQDKNRIAQVATISANGDKAIGQLIADAFEKVGKDGVITVEEAKGTETTLEVVEGMQFDRGYLSPYFVTNPDTMEAVLEEAYILIHDKKISAMKDLLPILEKVVQTGKPLLIIAEDVEGEALATLVVNKLRGVLKVAAVKAPGFGDRRKAMLEDIAILTGGTVVSEEKGYRLENATLDYLGRAERIIVDKDNTTIVGGKGDPDQIKARANQIRQQIEETTSDYDREKLQERLAKLAGGVAVLKIGAATEPEMKEKKARVEDALHATRAAVEEGIVPGGGVSYIRAIPALDKIEVENEDQKIGVQIVQRALEEPLRQIAENAGWEGSIVVQRVKEGEGDFGFNAQTEEYGNLLEQGVIDPTKVTRTALENAASVAGLLLTTEAVVAEKPEKEKAQTPSPSDMEF; this is encoded by the coding sequence ATGGCTGCGAAGCAGATTACGTTTGATGCGGATGCGCGTATGGCGCTGAAGCGGGGCGTCGATAAGCTGGCCGATGCGGTCAAGGTTACGCTGGGTCCTAAGGGGCGTAATGTGATCATTGAGAAGAAGTTCGGCGCCCCGACGGTTACGAAGGATGGGGTAACGGTTGCCAAGGAGATTGAGCTGGAAGACAAGCTGGAGAACGTCGGTGCCCAGATGGTCAAGGAGGTCGCCTCGAAGACGAGCGACGTGGCGGGAGATGGTACGACAACGGCGACCGTGCTGGCCCAGGCCATTCTGACCGCTGGCCTGAAGAGTGTGACGGCCGGCGCGAACCCGATGGACCTGAAGCGGGGCATCGACAAAGCCGTCGAGGCGGCAGTGGCCGAGCTGCGCAAGATGAGCCAAGAAGTGCAGGATAAGAACCGCATTGCGCAGGTGGCCACGATTTCGGCGAATGGCGACAAGGCCATCGGGCAGCTTATCGCGGATGCATTTGAAAAGGTGGGCAAAGATGGTGTCATTACGGTCGAAGAGGCCAAGGGCACCGAGACGACGCTGGAAGTCGTCGAGGGTATGCAGTTCGACCGGGGTTATCTCTCGCCCTACTTTGTGACGAACCCGGACACGATGGAGGCCGTCCTGGAGGAGGCCTACATCTTGATTCACGACAAGAAGATCTCGGCGATGAAAGACCTGTTGCCGATTCTGGAGAAGGTGGTCCAGACCGGCAAGCCGCTACTGATCATCGCCGAGGATGTGGAGGGCGAGGCGCTGGCGACCCTGGTCGTGAACAAGCTGCGCGGTGTGCTGAAGGTGGCGGCGGTCAAGGCTCCTGGCTTCGGCGATCGCCGCAAGGCCATGCTGGAGGACATTGCCATCCTGACCGGCGGTACGGTGGTCTCTGAGGAGAAGGGATACCGGCTGGAGAACGCTACGTTGGACTATCTGGGACGGGCTGAGCGGATCATCGTCGACAAGGACAACACGACGATCGTCGGCGGTAAAGGTGATCCGGATCAGATTAAAGCCCGTGCCAATCAGATTCGGCAGCAAATCGAGGAGACCACCAGCGACTACGATCGCGAGAAGCTGCAGGAGCGGTTGGCGAAGCTGGCCGGTGGGGTGGCGGTGTTGAAGATTGGTGCGGCCACCGAGCCTGAAATGAAGGAGAAGAAAGCCCGTGTGGAAGACGCGCTGCACGCAACGCGTGCCGCCGTTGAAGAGGGCATTGTGCCGGGTGGTGGTGTCAGTTACATCCGCGCTATTCCGGCGCTTGACAAGATTGAGGTCGAGAACGAAGATCAGAAGATTGGCGTGCAGATCGTCCAGCGGGCGCTGGAGGAGCCGCTCCGGCAGATTGCCGAAAACGCAGGCTGGGAAGGCTCGATTGTGGTCCAGCGCGTCAAGGAAGGCGAGGGGGACTTTGGCTTCAACGCGCAGACAGAGGAGTACGGCAATCTGTTGGAGCAGGGGGTGATTGACCCCACCAAGGTAACGCGTACCGCTCTGGAGAATGCTGCCTCGGTGGCCGGCCTGCTGCTGACCACAGAGGCTGTGGTAGCTGAAAAGCCGGAGAAGGAAAAGGCGCAGACGCCGAGCCCCAGCGACATGGAGTTCTAA
- a CDS encoding POTRA domain-containing protein → MGRCLLYVGLLIGFAQMHALYAQDFTSPDSLSQRSPSFVLSTIRILESGPLPVETVVATLPFRPGDQLTTERLQAGLEAVALRYAEAGYPLARVIIRQLDLDPHDPDRLVLALAIDPGPRLFLDRILLKGTRRTRPHFVARLLNLQPGRQLHAFNPERMADQLAATGLFRRVDPPTLYLTGDTTAVLVFPLEEASPGSFDLLLGYQPAGDGQGGLVGSGHLQLRHLFGAGRELTLQLRRLPGRISRFRLEVADPFLLGTVFSLRLGFAGRQQDSTYNEQDFRLMLGYRFPSGLQLTGSWRRTITRPGPAGLRLEAGWQHIARGTATLFGFGLTWCRLDRPDAPRRGLTLSILAERGQKTRSTRQVVANDTLRMHTRTRQDRLEATLRFYQSLSDQLVLVAGGDLALLRADQYDAADLYRLGGARSLRGYNEEQFVGHRTVRLLTEIRYLLTPPTFIFGFLEAGYVATPPLPGIPAHAGWHLGYGIGLQLATDAGLLNLSYALNPDEPPLDGRLHLRLILAL, encoded by the coding sequence ATGGGCAGGTGCCTTCTGTACGTCGGCCTGCTGATCGGGTTCGCCCAGATGCATGCGCTTTATGCGCAGGACTTTACATCGCCTGATAGCCTGTCCCAGCGTTCCCCTTCGTTTGTGCTAAGCACCATTCGCATTCTTGAGAGCGGTCCCCTGCCTGTTGAGACGGTAGTCGCAACGCTACCGTTCCGTCCCGGCGACCAGCTGACCACCGAACGGCTACAGGCCGGGCTGGAAGCCGTCGCCCTCCGTTATGCCGAGGCGGGCTATCCACTGGCTCGGGTGATCATTCGACAACTCGACCTGGACCCCCACGACCCTGATCGCCTGGTGTTGGCCCTGGCCATAGACCCTGGCCCCCGTTTGTTTCTGGACCGCATTCTGCTAAAAGGCACACGCCGCACCCGTCCACACTTTGTGGCGCGACTCCTGAACCTGCAGCCTGGCCGGCAGCTACACGCCTTCAACCCGGAACGCATGGCAGACCAACTGGCAGCTACCGGTCTGTTCCGGCGTGTCGATCCTCCTACCTTGTACCTGACCGGCGACACCACCGCCGTGCTGGTTTTTCCGCTGGAAGAAGCTTCGCCTGGCTCGTTTGACCTGCTCCTGGGCTATCAGCCGGCCGGCGACGGACAGGGCGGCCTCGTTGGCAGCGGTCATCTGCAGCTCCGCCATCTCTTTGGTGCCGGACGCGAACTGACGCTACAACTACGGCGGCTGCCCGGCCGCATTAGCCGCTTTCGGCTGGAAGTCGCTGACCCCTTTTTGCTGGGTACAGTCTTTTCGCTACGGCTGGGCTTTGCAGGACGCCAGCAGGACTCCACCTACAACGAGCAGGACTTTCGGCTGATGCTGGGCTATCGCTTTCCTTCCGGCCTCCAGCTCACAGGCTCCTGGCGCCGAACGATCACCCGTCCGGGACCAGCCGGCCTACGCCTGGAAGCCGGCTGGCAGCATATTGCCCGGGGCACTGCTACGCTCTTTGGCTTTGGCCTGACCTGGTGCCGGCTGGATCGGCCTGACGCTCCCCGTCGTGGCCTGACGCTGAGCATTCTGGCTGAGCGTGGCCAAAAAACGCGAAGTACCCGTCAGGTTGTTGCCAATGATACGCTCCGCATGCACACGCGCACTCGTCAGGACCGCCTGGAAGCCACTCTGCGCTTCTATCAATCCCTGTCCGACCAACTGGTGCTCGTGGCCGGAGGCGATCTGGCACTGCTTCGCGCCGATCAATACGATGCAGCCGATCTCTACCGACTGGGCGGTGCCCGCTCATTGCGTGGCTACAACGAAGAACAATTTGTCGGCCATCGTACCGTTCGTTTGCTGACCGAAATACGCTACCTATTGACGCCACCCACTTTTATCTTTGGATTTCTGGAGGCTGGCTACGTGGCCACCCCGCCGCTGCCTGGCATCCCGGCTCACGCTGGCTGGCACCTGGGCTACGGCATAGGTCTGCAACTGGCAACCGATGCCGGATTGCTTAATCTGAGTTATGCCCTGAATCCAGATGAACCCCCGCTGGACGGTCGGCTACACCTGCGACTGATCCTTGCGCTGTGA
- the mutY gene encoding A/G-specific adenine glycosylase, whose amino-acid sequence MSRRATSRSYRDRLTPALCETFHRLIDWYHQHARDLPWRRTSDPYRIWVAEIMLQQTRVDQVGPYYERFLKTFPSVEALAAASLDDVLRCWEGLGYYARARNLHRAARQIVAQHGGRLPETYRALRRLPGIGPYTAAAVASIAFGEPRAVLDGNVLRVLTRVLAIADDIRSSATRSALQEVADMLIPPEAPGTFNQALMELGATVCTPARPRCSECPLRTVCQAYALGTPTDFPVQAPRPSVPHYDVALGILFNEAEAVLIQRRPEHGLLGGLWEFPGGKREPGESLEAACARELYEELGVQVAVGPCLAKVRHAYTHFRVTLYAFRCTLKAGEPCSRTGLPLRWVPLNELDRYAFPRANRRLIERIKQLRLQPDLFASEAAGDEPS is encoded by the coding sequence ATGAGTCGTCGTGCTACGTCGCGGTCCTATCGCGATCGTCTGACGCCTGCACTTTGTGAGACGTTTCACAGGTTGATCGACTGGTACCACCAGCATGCTCGGGATCTGCCCTGGCGGCGTACGTCGGATCCGTATCGCATCTGGGTGGCCGAGATCATGTTGCAGCAGACACGGGTTGATCAGGTAGGCCCTTATTACGAGCGTTTTCTGAAAACCTTTCCCTCTGTCGAAGCCCTGGCAGCAGCCTCGTTGGACGACGTACTGCGTTGCTGGGAGGGACTGGGCTATTATGCACGGGCACGCAACCTGCATCGGGCGGCTCGTCAGATCGTTGCCCAACATGGCGGCCGCCTGCCAGAGACGTACAGAGCGTTACGTCGGTTGCCCGGAATCGGCCCGTACACAGCGGCCGCCGTGGCTTCCATTGCTTTTGGAGAACCGCGTGCTGTGCTGGATGGCAATGTGCTCCGTGTGTTGACGCGCGTGCTGGCCATTGCAGACGATATCCGCAGCTCGGCCACCCGAAGCGCCTTGCAGGAGGTAGCCGATATGCTGATTCCGCCTGAAGCCCCCGGGACGTTCAATCAGGCCCTGATGGAGCTGGGCGCCACCGTCTGCACCCCGGCGCGGCCCCGCTGCAGCGAATGTCCCCTGCGGACGGTATGCCAAGCATATGCTCTGGGTACTCCTACGGACTTTCCAGTACAGGCACCTCGGCCGTCGGTGCCCCACTATGATGTGGCTCTGGGTATCCTGTTTAATGAAGCCGAGGCTGTGCTTATTCAACGAAGGCCCGAGCATGGGCTTCTGGGTGGACTCTGGGAATTTCCGGGGGGTAAGCGTGAACCGGGTGAATCGCTGGAAGCCGCCTGTGCACGGGAGCTTTATGAAGAGCTGGGGGTGCAGGTAGCGGTGGGCCCCTGCCTGGCAAAAGTACGCCATGCCTACACGCACTTTCGCGTTACGCTGTACGCTTTTCGATGCACATTGAAGGCCGGCGAGCCCTGCTCCCGGACCGGACTGCCACTACGCTGGGTACCGTTGAACGAGCTGGATCGCTATGCATTTCCTCGGGCCAATCGACGCTTGATCGAACGCATCAAACAGCTCCGCCTGCAGCCCGATCTGTTTGCATCTGAGGCGGCCGGCGACGAGCCATCCTGA
- a CDS encoding DUF2085 domain-containing protein, with the protein MALQPARGSLLAPFITGLLWLMVSLPPFVPSSIRVGLMAAFAPVCHQLPDRSFWIDGVQLAVCHRCYGIYAGLFLGTLLLPFISTHASWLYRRARWLLIAGLLPPALDWGLQLVHLWQNTLLSRVLTGLWFGLVVGLLLAATLRRPFRTVHPQPV; encoded by the coding sequence ATGGCGTTACAACCTGCTCGTGGCAGCCTGCTGGCCCCTTTCATCACCGGTTTGCTCTGGCTGATGGTTTCACTCCCACCGTTCGTTCCGTCCTCGATACGGGTGGGGTTGATGGCAGCCTTTGCCCCGGTATGCCATCAGCTGCCGGATCGGTCTTTCTGGATCGACGGTGTTCAGCTGGCCGTATGTCATCGGTGCTACGGCATCTATGCCGGACTTTTCCTGGGGACTCTGCTTCTGCCCTTCATCAGCACGCATGCATCCTGGCTGTATCGCAGGGCACGCTGGCTACTTATCGCCGGGCTGTTGCCTCCAGCATTAGACTGGGGGCTGCAACTTGTCCATCTCTGGCAGAACACTCTGCTCAGCCGTGTGCTTACTGGTTTGTGGTTTGGGCTTGTGGTCGGTCTGCTCCTGGCGGCCACACTCCGACGCCCTTTCCGCACGGTCCATCCCCAACCCGTGTAA
- a CDS encoding RsmE family RNA methyltransferase — protein sequence MTTIFYAPPESFRDGWVRLPDDEAHHAIRVLRHRPGDEIVVVDGVGGWHRLRLEQVDRSVVQGRVLETQYNVGEPSYRLTIGLALLKQMARFETFLEKAVELGVHAIVPLITARTERTQFRLERARRLLIAAMKQCGRSRLPALYAPRPFAAMLNHAASLRLLCHEQPDRPRYPLQALLQQPPDDALVLIGPEGGFSPQEVQQAEAAGFQLVSLGPRRLRAETAALITASAFVICTDT from the coding sequence ATGACGACCATCTTCTACGCCCCCCCGGAATCCTTCCGCGACGGATGGGTTCGGCTTCCCGACGACGAAGCCCATCACGCCATACGCGTACTACGCCATCGCCCGGGCGACGAAATCGTCGTCGTAGATGGCGTAGGCGGCTGGCATCGCCTGCGTCTGGAGCAGGTAGACCGATCAGTCGTGCAGGGACGTGTGCTGGAAACGCAGTACAACGTAGGGGAACCATCCTATCGCCTGACGATCGGACTGGCCCTGCTGAAACAGATGGCCCGTTTCGAAACCTTTCTGGAAAAAGCTGTGGAGCTGGGGGTCCATGCCATCGTGCCACTGATCACCGCACGCACCGAGCGGACACAGTTTCGTCTGGAGCGTGCTCGTCGGTTGCTCATTGCCGCCATGAAGCAATGTGGCCGCAGCCGTCTTCCTGCCCTGTATGCTCCTCGGCCTTTCGCAGCGATGCTGAATCATGCCGCATCGCTGCGCCTGCTCTGCCACGAACAACCTGACCGCCCCCGCTATCCACTCCAGGCCCTGCTGCAACAACCGCCCGACGACGCACTCGTGCTCATTGGGCCTGAAGGAGGATTCTCCCCACAGGAAGTCCAACAGGCCGAAGCTGCTGGCTTTCAGCTTGTGTCGCTGGGTCCCCGTCGGCTACGTGCCGAAACCGCTGCCTTGATAACC